One region of Brassica napus cultivar Da-Ae chromosome A10, Da-Ae, whole genome shotgun sequence genomic DNA includes:
- the LOC106370450 gene encoding probable glucan endo-1,3-beta-glucosidase BG4, giving the protein MHYSHKKLFLFFLSCIVLIFNYNSSGFVTATSQLGLNYGLLGDNLPPPSDVNNLFKSIGITKIRIFDPNTEVLDALRGNKDIGVTVGVKDQDLAALAAGEEAVNSWFATNIEPYLADVNITFITVGNEVIPGPMGPQVLPAVQSLTNLVKSKCLPISVTTVVAMSSLGQSYPPSAGMFTAQAREQLTPVLNFLSQTSTPIFVNIYPYFAYASDPVNIHLDYAISTSEAVVVQDGPLGYSNLFDAMFDAFAWAMEKEGVKDLPMVVSETGWPSAGNGDLTTPDIAATYNGNFLQHVVSGKGTPKRPNSAIQGFIFATFNENQKPAGTEQNFGLYNPVDMKPIYKLF; this is encoded by the coding sequence ATGCACTACTCTCATAAAAAGCTGttcttgttcttcctctcgtgcATTGTGCTAATTTTCAACTACAACAGTAGTGGCTTCGTAACCGCAACAAGTCAACTTGGCTTGAATTACGGTCTCCTCGGCGATAATCTCCCGCCCCCCTCTGATGTCAACAACCTTTTCAAGTCCATAGGCATTACTAAAATCCGAATCTTTGACCCGAACACTGAGGTTCTTGATGCCTTACGCGGCAACAAAGATATTGGAGTCACGGTAGGTGTCAAGGACCAGGACTTGGCTGCTCTTGCGGCCGGTGAAGAAGCTGTTAATAGCTGGTTCGCAACAAACATTGAGCCTTACTTAGCCGACGTCAACATCACTTTCATTACAGTCGGCAACGAAGTCATCCCTGGACCGATGGGTCCACAGGTGCTTCCCGCTGTGCAGTCTCTCACCAACCTTGTCAAGTCCAAGTGTCTTCCTATCTCTGTCACCACTGTTGTGGCTATGTCCAGCCTCGGACAGTCGTATCCACCTTCCGCGGGAATGTTCACGGCTCAGGCGCGTGAACAACTCACCCCGGTGCTTAACTTTTTGTCTCAAACAAGTACGCCAATCTTCGTCAACATCTACCCGTACTTTGCTTACGCGTCGGACCCGGTGAACATTCATCTCGACTATGCCATTTCCACAAGCGAGGCCGTCGTGGTCCAGGATGGACCACTGGGCTATTCAAACTTGTTTGATGCAATGTTCGATGCGTTCGCGTGGGCAATGGAGAAGGAAGGCGTGAAAGATTTACCAATGGTGGTGTCTGAGACAGGATGGCCGTCAGCCGGGAACGGGGACTTAACGACGCCTGACATCGCGGCGACCTACAACGGAAATTTCCTTCAGCATGTAGTAAGCGGCAAGGGGACACCTAAGAGGCCTAACAGTGCTATCCAAGGGTTTATATTCGCAACGTTCAATGAAAACCAGAAGCCCGCTGGGACTGAACAAAACTTTGGATTATACAATCCTGTTGATATGAAACCCATCTATAAGCTATTTTGA
- the LOC125579004 gene encoding uncharacterized protein LOC125579004 — translation MFFLLTRIPLNATVSQVVNNGHWHLPTARSELDVTVQIILSTTTVPTSAHGADVYLWRKSSGGFGPSFSSKVTWEGIRIPTPLVQWFSVIWFKEEIPRCSFISWTAFLGRLPTRDRLISWGLFVSPGCALCSLADESIEHLFFHCPFAVATWSRFCGRYLASPPASLAEVVLLCQRLPGPHASRAITVLKLLNQLIIYNLWRERNARIFTSVSSSEEAFFRVVDRAMRDRLLSLSRPSSAAHHPSLLELYFWFLTPYS, via the exons atgtttttcttACTAACTAG GATACCGCTTAATGCCACCGTTTCTCAAGTAGTCAACAATGGTCATTGGCATTTACCGACGGCCCGTTCTGAACTCGACGTAACAGTTCAGATCATCCTCTCCACAACAACAGTCCCAACCTCAGCTCACGGTGCTGATGTCTATTTGTGGAGGAAAAGCTCTGGGGGTTTTGGCCCGTCATTCTCCTCTAAGGTGACTTGGGAAGGGATACGTATCCCTACTCCACTGGTTCAATGGTTTTCAGTTATTTGGTTCAAAGAGGAAATCCCTCGTTGCTCCTTCATCTCTTGGACGGCTTTCCTAGGTAGACTACCAACTCGTGATCGTTTGATCTCATGGGGTCTATTTGTCTCTCCAGGTTGTGCTCTATGTTCCTTAGCTGATGAGTCTATAGAACATTTGTTTTTTCACTGTCCCTTTGCGGTTGCTACTTGGTCTCGTTTCTGTGGCAGGTACTTGGCGTCTCCTCCTGCCTCACTTGCTGAAGTTGTTCTCCTCTGCCAGCGGCTCCCTGGACCTCATGCCTCAAGGGCAATCACGGTGCTCAAGCTTCTCAACCAACTGATCATCTACAACCTTTGGCGTGAAAGAAATGCTCGCATCTTCACAAGTGTGTCATCATCTGAAGAGGCGTTCTTCCGAGTAGTGGACCGTGCCATGAGAGATAGGCTGCTTTCACTATCTCGTCCTTCATCCGCGGCTCATCATCCTTCTTTGTTGGAGTTGTACTTTTGGTTCCTTACCCCTTATAGTTAA